ACTCCACGAAGAGCTTCTCCTGCTCCTCGCCGCGCTTCTTGGCGACGAGCAGGTCCCAGATGAGCTCGGAGCCGCTCGTGCCGATCAGCTCGACCCCGGACGGCTTCTGGGTGGCGAGCGCCTCCCCGAGCGCCGGATCCTCCGACACGTCGATCATGATGTCGAGGTTCGGCACCTGGAACAGCTCGGTGGGATCGGTGGTCGCGAAGACGCCGAGCTCACCCGCGAGCCGCATGACCGGCGACGAGACGGACGCATCCGCGACCGCGACCACCGCCAGGTTCTCGACCTCGGAGAACAGGCGCAGGATGGACGCGGCGCGCAGACTGCCGCCGACGATCGCGATGTTCAGTCTCCCGGGCGCCAAGCGTGACGGGCCCGGCGCGGTCCCGGCCTCCTCCACGCGCATCAACTCCGGTGCCTTCGGTCCATCGAGGTCCCTCACAGTTCCTTCACTCCGTGCTGGTGACTGCGGACCACGAGCGTCCCCGTGTCCAGGTAGAGTTCGACGGTCCTCGCGTGACTTCCTCCGATATCTTCGGCCACAACGGGGATGCGCAAGAGGGTCAATTGCCGCTTGACCTCGGCGATGTTGCGCTCCCCGATGCTCGCGAGCGTCGAGTCCGCCCGGAACATGGCCGAGCCGCCGGCGAGCTTCGCGACCAGCAGCGGCTTGCGGCTCCCCATCGCCTCGAGCCGTCCCGCCATGGCCGGCACCGCGTACTCCGCGAACCGCTCGGGCAGTGAGTCGACGCCCGCCTCGACAGGTTTGGGCAGCATGACGTGCGCGAGCGCCCCGCGCTTCTCGATCGGGTCGTACAAGGCGACGCCCACGCACGAACCGAGCGCGGCCGTGGTCAACACCGCAGGCGCATCGCCGAAACCGAGCGTGCCGACCGCGACGTCGATCATCGCCGACAGCTTCCCGAGTCCCGCGATGCCTCGCGGCGTGCGCGCCCCCTCGTCCATCTACGCGAGGCCGAGCCTTGAGAGGATGACCGCGAGGCTCTCGGGGTCCGGAAGGAAGAACAGTGTCGCGTCGATCGTCGTCTCCTCGCTCATGAACAGCGTGCGCACGAGGAGCGCGGTGTCGGCGCGCATGCCGATCCGGGCGACGGCGATCTCGAGGATGGCGCCGGCCATGTCGAGCGCGAACTGCGGTGGGGCCGGCAGGACGTTGAGGTCCGCCATCCGCGCTATCGCGGCGACGTACGCAGCGGCCAGCACGTACGCGACGTGGATGAAGAGCGCCTCCTCCTCGTGCCCGAAGGTCGCGGTGCTGCCGGCCTCGCGGCCGTGAAGGTTGTCCATCAGCGCAAGCGCGGTGCTCTCGGGCGCCACGAACAGGATCGATCCGCTGATCTCGCCGAGCAATCGCGAGTACGCGGCGGCGACCACGCGTTCCTGACCGCCGAGCACACCGGGGACCTCTGTAACGGGCAGCAGCGCGATCTCCGGAACGGTGATCTCGATCGCCCGGTCCACCAGCTGCGACAGCGCCGTGGCCGCGTGGCCCGCGCCGATACCGCCCACCTCCCGGAGGGCGTCGATCTGCAGTGCGCTCAGCGAGTCCGGTCTCACGATGCGCCCTCCCTGCTGGGGTCGAGCGTGCGGGGGTCGAGGATGAGCACGACACGCCCGTCCCCGAGCAGCGTCGCGCCACCGAGGCCGCGCACGTTGCGGAAGATCCTGGACAGCGGCTTGATCACGATCTCCTGCCGCCCGACGAGCGACTCCGTGACAAGCCCGAACGACTGCCCGCCATGCGTGAGCAGCACGATGTGCTCGCCCGAACCCGGCAGGCGCAGCGGATCGCTGCCGTCGCCCAGCAGTACGCCGAGGTGGTGGAGGGGCACCACCTCGCCGTCGCGGAGCACGAGCACGGGTCGGGCATCGACGGTCTCGATCCGCACGTCGTCCGGCGAGTACACCTCGCCGACGGCGGACAGCGGCACCGCGTACACCTGGTCGCCTATCCCCACCAGCAGGGCCTGGACGATCGCGAGCGTGAGCGGCAGTGACAGCGTGAAGCTCGTGCCCCGGCCGGCCGTCGAAGCGATCTCGAGTGCCCCTCCGAGGTACTCGATCTTGCCCTTGACCACGTCCATACCGACCCCGCGGCCCGACACCTTGGTCGCGCGCTCCGCGGTCGAGAAGCCCGG
This portion of the Actinomycetota bacterium genome encodes:
- a CDS encoding chemotaxis protein CheD (catalyzes the conversion of glutamine residues to glutamate on methyl-accepting chemotaxis receptors) codes for the protein MDEGARTPRGIAGLGKLSAMIDVAVGTLGFGDAPAVLTTAALGSCVGVALYDPIEKRGALAHVMLPKPVEAGVDSLPERFAEYAVPAMAGRLEAMGSRKPLLVAKLAGGSAMFRADSTLASIGERNIAEVKRQLTLLRIPVVAEDIGGSHARTVELYLDTGTLVVRSHQHGVKEL
- a CDS encoding CheY-P-specific phosphatase CheC, translating into MVRPDSLSALQIDALREVGGIGAGHAATALSQLVDRAIEITVPEIALLPVTEVPGVLGGQERVVAAAYSRLLGEISGSILFVAPESTALALMDNLHGREAGSTATFGHEEEALFIHVAYVLAAAYVAAIARMADLNVLPAPPQFALDMAGAILEIAVARIGMRADTALLVRTLFMSEETTIDATLFFLPDPESLAVILSRLGLA